The genomic stretch ACCAAGCCGCGCACGCTGGAACACTCATTGAGGTGAGCTACGAGACACGCGACCCAGTTCTCTTCGGCCCCAAGATGGTCAAGGAGGCCGTGGACCCGCCACAATTCCTTTGGCCGGTCTCATCGTCCGTCGGAAACGCTGAGAAAGGAATCGCCGACGGCTCTATTCGACTCGAGCAGACCTACACCACGTCCGACCGACATCACAACCAGATGGAGCCGCACGCCACGACTGCGGTGTGGGCAAGCGACGGTACACTCACATTGTATGAAACGACCCAACATATTTTCGGGGCTCGCGAGCTCATATCGATCGTGCTCGGGATGCCGCTCGAGAAGATCATTGTCGTAAGCCAGTTTATCGGAGGCGGTTTCGGCGGCAAGGCATACGTCTGGCCCCACACGCTGCTGACTGCACTTGCCGCGAAAGCGGTAGACCGACCAGTGCGCCTACAGTTGACCCGGGCGCAAATGTATTCGATGGTCGGCCATCAGTCGGCGACGGTGCAGACCATAGCAGTCGGCGCTCGCGAGAACGGAAAACTTACTGGCATTCGCCACGAGAGCGTCTCCGCTACTTCCGTCTTCGATGACTACATAGAATACGCGGCCCTGTCGACAAGGTCGCTATGGGCAGTGAGTGGTGGCATTTCAACCAACCACAAGATTGTCCACGCAAACCGCAACACGCCGACTGCGATGCGCTCTCCGCACGAGGCATTGGGCCATTTTGCGCTGGAAAGCGCCATGGACGAGCTTGCCTACGCGAGCGGTGTGGATCCTGTCGCGTTGAGATTAGTCAACGATGCGGAGCTTGACCCTCATAGCGGCCGTCCGTACTCCAGTCGCGCGATGCGGGAGTGCTTGATGGAGGGTGCTGCGCGGTTCGGTTGGGACAAGCGCTCGCCCAAGCCGCGTTCGATGCGAGATGGTCGTCATCTGATCGGCCAGGGGATGGCCGGTGCTATCTACACGCACTGGCGCTGGCCGGCAGAGGCGCGAGTGATCATCCTCGCCGACGGCACGGCTTTGGTCGAAACCGGATCCCACGATCTGGGAACGGGGACTTACACGGTAATGAGACAGATCGCGGCCGATGGATTAGGCATATCGCTTGACAAAGTATCCGTGCGACTCGGGGATACCAGATTGCCCGCCTCACACGCGTCCATCGGCTCCGCCACGATGGCGAATGCAGGGGCATCCGTCATGCTGGCGGCGCAGGCTGCGCGCAATAAAGCGATCGAACTGGCGCTGAGTGGTCGCGATGCTCCGTTGGCGGGCGCAGTCGCCAAGGAGGTCACGCTGGCAGATGGGTTCATTTCAGCCGCGGCAAGAAACGTAAAAGTAAGCTACGCCGAACTCCTAGCGCGCAGCGGTCTCTCCGAACTGGTCGGGGAGGGCAAGTACGATCCGGTCGAGGAGGCAAATGGGCCGAAGGCGATCTTCAGCTTTGCCGCGGTTTTTGCAGAGGTTCGGGTCGATCCAGAGCTCGGCGTGGTGCGCCTGAATCGGCTTGTCGGAGCATACGACGCCGGCCGCATTGTCAACCCAAAGACAGCCCGCAGCCAAGCGATCGGTGGAATCATCTGGGGAGTAGGCCAGGCTCTTATGGAACAGTCTGAGATGGATCAGGTGCTTGGGCGTTTCCTCAATCGCAACTATTCCGGTTATCTCGTGCCGACGAACGCCGACATCCCAGAGCTAGAAACCCTATTTGTCGGCGAATTTGATGAGGAGGCAAGTCCGTTGGGCGCAAAAGGCCTCGGCGAGCTTACAGCCGTATCAGTTGCACCGGCGATAGCGAATGCTGTTTACCACGCCATCGGCAAACGCATACGGGATCTGCCAATCACGATAGAAAAGCTCCTATAGCAGAGTTTTCTCGTTCAACGGAATCAGGCGTTGCTCGAAGCGGGGAAGTCTATTCCCAACCGGAATGAAGCATATCTCCGCATCATGTCTGCCGTTGCGTAGGGCAAAGGCTCACTGTGAGGCCACGTTGTTCCATGTTCAAAAAAGGAGAAGAGAAATGATAAACGGCTTTACACTTTACGACGCGAACACGGCGCCGGCGCCATCTGCCGAGATTCTCAACAACGTCCAGAAGGCCTGGGGCTTCGTGCCCAATCTGCACCGCGTTCTCGCCCAGAGCCCGGCGGCGCTTGAGGCCT from Bradyrhizobium sp. Ash2021 encodes the following:
- a CDS encoding xanthine dehydrogenase family protein molybdopterin-binding subunit — its product is MTTIGQPVSRYDGRLKVTGAAAYTADIFLPGATHGAIVQSTIANGRAVSIDTAAAERAPGVVAVFTYRNMPRMKSTPRPWSHLHPHGQSYLPLQDDNIHYAGQPIALIIAETLDQAAHAGTLIEVSYETRDPVLFGPKMVKEAVDPPQFLWPVSSSVGNAEKGIADGSIRLEQTYTTSDRHHNQMEPHATTAVWASDGTLTLYETTQHIFGARELISIVLGMPLEKIIVVSQFIGGGFGGKAYVWPHTLLTALAAKAVDRPVRLQLTRAQMYSMVGHQSATVQTIAVGARENGKLTGIRHESVSATSVFDDYIEYAALSTRSLWAVSGGISTNHKIVHANRNTPTAMRSPHEALGHFALESAMDELAYASGVDPVALRLVNDAELDPHSGRPYSSRAMRECLMEGAARFGWDKRSPKPRSMRDGRHLIGQGMAGAIYTHWRWPAEARVIILADGTALVETGSHDLGTGTYTVMRQIAADGLGISLDKVSVRLGDTRLPASHASIGSATMANAGASVMLAAQAARNKAIELALSGRDAPLAGAVAKEVTLADGFISAAARNVKVSYAELLARSGLSELVGEGKYDPVEEANGPKAIFSFAAVFAEVRVDPELGVVRLNRLVGAYDAGRIVNPKTARSQAIGGIIWGVGQALMEQSEMDQVLGRFLNRNYSGYLVPTNADIPELETLFVGEFDEEASPLGAKGLGELTAVSVAPAIANAVYHAIGKRIRDLPITIEKLL